A genomic stretch from Flavobacterium nitratireducens includes:
- a CDS encoding N-acetylornithine carbamoyltransferase, which yields MNYISIQNIDNLSEWVKEALKIKKNPLKHKKLGKNKTLGMLFFNPSLRTRLSTQKAALNLGMNVMVMNFTNEGWTLEFEDGAIMNQGASEHIKEAAEVISQYCDIIAIRAFAGLVDKEKDNAETVLAGFLKHATVPIVNMEGCTGHPLQSLADAITMEEYKTPHRPKVVLTWAPHPRALPQAVANSFVEMMQKQDADFVITHPEGYELNPEITKDSKIEYDQNKAFENADFIYAKNWSNYNDYGKITNTDPNWTVTAEKMALTNNAKFMHCLPVRRNVIVADEVIDSENSIVIEQANNRTYSAQLVLKKILKTISK from the coding sequence ATGAATTACATTTCAATTCAAAACATCGACAACTTGTCTGAGTGGGTAAAAGAAGCTCTTAAAATTAAGAAGAATCCATTAAAGCACAAGAAATTAGGAAAAAACAAAACCTTAGGAATGTTGTTTTTTAATCCTAGTTTAAGGACGCGTTTAAGCACTCAAAAAGCAGCTTTGAATTTAGGTATGAATGTGATGGTAATGAATTTTACTAATGAAGGATGGACGCTTGAATTTGAAGACGGTGCAATTATGAACCAAGGTGCTTCAGAACATATCAAAGAAGCAGCCGAAGTAATTTCGCAATATTGCGATATCATTGCAATTAGGGCTTTTGCAGGTTTAGTAGATAAAGAGAAAGACAATGCCGAAACTGTTTTGGCCGGTTTCTTAAAACATGCTACAGTGCCTATTGTAAATATGGAAGGTTGTACAGGACACCCTTTACAATCATTGGCAGATGCCATTACTATGGAAGAATATAAAACACCACATAGACCCAAAGTGGTGTTAACCTGGGCGCCACATCCTAGAGCTTTGCCTCAGGCTGTTGCCAATTCATTTGTAGAAATGATGCAAAAACAAGACGCTGATTTTGTTATTACTCACCCAGAAGGATACGAATTAAATCCGGAAATTACCAAAGATTCTAAAATAGAATACGATCAAAATAAGGCTTTCGAAAATGCTGATTTTATCTATGCAAAAAACTGGAGTAATTATAACGACTACGGTAAAATTACTAATACTGATCCAAACTGGACTGTTACTGCTGAGAAAATGGCTTTAACGAACAATGCTAAATTCATGCACTGTTTACCTGTAAGACGTAATGTAATTGTAGCCGACGAAGTAATTGACAGCGAAAATTCAATTGTTATTGAACAAGCGAATAACAGAACCTATTCCGCACAATTAGTTTTGAAAAAAATATTAAAAACAATTTCTAAGTAA
- the argB gene encoding acetylglutamate kinase, which translates to MKQQLSVIKIGGNIIDNPVELTQFLSDFSKIEGAKVLVHGGGKSATKMAQSVGLTPKMVDGRRITDAPMLDIAVMIYAGQINKNVVAELQANKTNAIGFTGADGNLILSEKRNHPTIDYGFVGDVKKINTPLLQKLIGLDITPVFCAITHDKNGQLLNTNADTIASELAIALSEVFEVTLNYCFEKPGVLYDAEDDSSVIAQIDTTLYAKLKEEGAIHSGMIPKLDNCFNSLSKGVQKIKIGHHRMLKNADAICTTIQL; encoded by the coding sequence ATGAAACAACAACTTTCAGTAATAAAAATAGGTGGAAACATCATCGATAATCCAGTCGAATTAACGCAATTTCTTTCAGATTTCTCTAAAATAGAAGGTGCTAAAGTGTTAGTTCATGGCGGTGGAAAATCAGCAACTAAAATGGCGCAAAGCGTAGGCTTAACTCCAAAGATGGTTGATGGTCGCCGTATTACCGATGCTCCTATGCTGGACATTGCTGTTATGATTTATGCGGGTCAAATCAATAAAAATGTGGTAGCTGAATTACAGGCTAACAAAACAAATGCCATTGGTTTTACCGGTGCTGATGGTAATTTGATTCTTTCTGAGAAAAGGAATCATCCTACCATCGATTACGGATTTGTAGGAGATGTAAAAAAGATCAATACGCCTTTGTTACAAAAATTAATCGGTTTAGATATTACTCCTGTATTTTGTGCCATTACCCACGATAAAAACGGTCAGTTATTAAACACGAATGCCGATACGATTGCAAGCGAATTAGCTATTGCTTTATCAGAAGTTTTTGAAGTAACCTTAAATTACTGCTTCGAAAAACCGGGTGTTTTATATGATGCTGAAGACGATTCTTCTGTGATTGCTCAAATCGACACCACTTTATACGCCAAATTAAAAGAAGAAGGTGCCATCCATTCGGGAATGATTCCAAAACTGGATAATTGTTTCAACAGTTTGTCTAAGGGAGTTCAAAAAATTAAAATTGGACATCACCGAATGTTGAAAAATGCGGATGCCATCTGCACAACAATACAATTATAA
- a CDS encoding M20 family metallo-hydrolase yields MKNIITLTQEAIQLLKNLIETPSFSSEEQQTALLIEDWFKLNEIPFKRENNNVWAFNKYFDDNKPTILLNSHHDTVKPNKSYSKDPFKAIVEDGKLYGLGSNDAGGCLVSLIATFTHFYEVENLPYNIVMVASAEEESSGKNGLNSVLKHLPELECAIVGEPTLMQLAVAEKGLLVLDVKVNGTASHAAHNNPDNPIYNALAVIEWFKNFQFERISEVLGPVKMTVTQINAGKQHNVVPSECELVVDIRVNDCYNNKEILETVRANVNAEVNPRSMHLNASSIPVTHGLVQAGIALGRTTYGSPTLSDQSVLYCKSLKLGPGDSLRSHSADEFIYLNEIEEGIELYIKILGDFFNNI; encoded by the coding sequence ATGAAAAACATTATAACACTTACTCAAGAAGCCATTCAATTATTAAAAAACCTGATTGAAACCCCTTCATTTTCTAGTGAAGAGCAACAAACTGCACTTTTGATAGAAGATTGGTTTAAACTAAACGAAATACCTTTCAAGAGAGAGAATAACAATGTTTGGGCATTCAATAAATATTTTGACGATAATAAACCTACTATACTTTTAAACTCACACCACGATACGGTAAAACCTAATAAATCCTATTCAAAAGATCCGTTCAAAGCAATTGTCGAAGACGGTAAATTATATGGTTTAGGGAGTAATGATGCGGGTGGTTGTTTAGTTTCCCTAATTGCTACTTTTACGCATTTTTACGAAGTCGAAAACTTACCCTACAATATAGTAATGGTAGCTTCGGCTGAGGAAGAAAGCAGTGGGAAAAACGGTTTAAACAGTGTTTTAAAACATTTACCAGAATTGGAATGTGCAATTGTTGGGGAACCAACTTTAATGCAATTGGCTGTAGCCGAAAAAGGTTTATTGGTTCTTGATGTAAAAGTCAATGGTACAGCCAGTCACGCCGCTCACAACAATCCAGATAATCCAATTTACAATGCATTAGCCGTAATTGAGTGGTTCAAAAACTTCCAATTCGAAAGAATTTCAGAAGTTTTAGGTCCTGTAAAAATGACCGTAACCCAAATCAATGCCGGAAAACAACACAATGTAGTTCCGTCGGAATGTGAACTAGTAGTAGATATTCGTGTAAATGATTGTTACAATAATAAAGAAATTTTAGAAACAGTTAGAGCCAATGTCAATGCCGAAGTAAATCCACGTTCAATGCACTTAAATGCTTCTTCTATTCCTGTAACGCACGGTTTAGTTCAGGCCGGAATTGCTTTAGGAAGAACTACATACGGCTCTCCTACGTTATCGGATCAATCGGTTTTGTATTGTAAATCATTAAAATTGGGACCTGGAGACAGCTTGCGTTCGCACTCGGCTGATGAATTTATTTATTTAAACGAAATTGAAGAAGGAATCGAATTGTACATCAAAATACTAGGCGATTTCTTTAATAATATATAG
- the argH gene encoding argininosuccinate lyase, which yields MKLWEKGIPTDKQIDLFTVGNDRELDLILAKHDVTGNIAQAKMLAKIGLITNHECEDLLGALAEIQEDIAAGNFTIEDSFEDVHSKVEYLLTQKVGEAGKKIHTARSRNDQVLVDMNLYLKEEVLQLKQQVKSLFDLLMTSAEKYQNVLLPGYTHLQIAMPSSFGMWFSAYAESLIDDMSMLNAALKVVDQNPLGSAAGYGSSFPIDRTFTTQEMGFSTLKYNSVAAQMSRGKSEKTVAFAMASVAGTLSKFAYDVCLYMSQNFDFIGLPANLTTGSSIMPHKKNPDVFELIRGKCNKIQALPYELTLITNNLPSGYHRDLQLLKEGVFPAIQNLKACLDIAIFSIPDIKVKENILEDKKYDYLFTVDTLNEMVSAGIPFRDAYKEVALQIEAGNYQSPKATKHTHEGSINNLCLNEINNKMTQAL from the coding sequence ATGAAACTTTGGGAAAAAGGAATACCAACAGATAAACAAATCGACTTATTCACCGTTGGAAACGATCGTGAATTAGATTTGATTTTAGCAAAACATGATGTTACCGGAAATATCGCTCAGGCAAAAATGCTGGCCAAAATCGGATTAATTACCAATCATGAATGTGAGGATCTACTTGGTGCATTGGCAGAAATCCAGGAAGATATTGCAGCGGGTAACTTTACTATCGAAGATTCCTTTGAAGACGTACATTCAAAAGTAGAGTATTTATTGACCCAAAAAGTAGGTGAAGCGGGTAAAAAAATACATACGGCCCGTTCTCGTAATGACCAGGTTTTAGTTGATATGAACTTGTACTTAAAAGAAGAAGTACTTCAACTAAAACAGCAGGTAAAATCGCTTTTTGATTTACTGATGACTTCCGCAGAGAAATACCAAAACGTATTATTACCGGGATATACGCATTTACAAATTGCTATGCCAAGTTCATTCGGAATGTGGTTTTCTGCTTATGCCGAAAGTTTAATTGACGATATGAGTATGCTAAATGCTGCTTTAAAAGTGGTTGATCAGAATCCTTTAGGTTCTGCTGCAGGATATGGAAGCTCCTTCCCTATTGACAGAACTTTTACTACTCAGGAAATGGGGTTTAGCACTTTAAAATACAATTCGGTTGCTGCACAAATGAGCCGTGGAAAATCAGAGAAAACAGTTGCTTTTGCTATGGCAAGTGTTGCGGGTACACTTTCAAAATTTGCGTATGACGTTTGTTTATATATGAGCCAGAATTTTGATTTTATTGGTTTACCGGCCAATCTAACCACGGGATCAAGCATTATGCCTCATAAAAAAAATCCTGATGTATTTGAATTAATCCGTGGAAAATGCAACAAAATTCAAGCATTACCATACGAATTAACATTAATTACCAATAACTTACCAAGTGGTTATCACAGGGATTTACAACTTTTAAAAGAAGGTGTTTTTCCAGCTATCCAAAACTTAAAAGCTTGTTTGGATATTGCTATTTTCTCTATTCCGGATATCAAGGTAAAAGAAAATATTTTAGAGGATAAAAAATACGATTATTTATTTACCGTTGATACTTTGAACGAAATGGTTTCGGCTGGAATTCCTTTTAGAGATGCCTACAAAGAAGTAGCATTGCAAATTGAAGCTGGAAATTACCAATCGCCAAAAGCAACTAAACATACACACGAAGGAAGTATTAACAATTTATGTTTAAATGAGATTAATAATAAAATGACACAAGCATTATAA
- a CDS encoding 3-keto-disaccharide hydrolase produces MKKIVLVASILFLSMAFKKEKTETVVAQNQNVQNDSLALNTLSDAEKAEGWELLFDGKTIEGWHKYGTDSIGKAWVINDNSLHLEVSDKEDWQAANGGDIISAKEYANFHLKLDWKISKDGNSGVIFYIHEDANQYKFPWMTGPEMQVLDNEGHPDSKIIKHRAGDLYDLITSKETVKPAEEWNHAEIISNKGNLQFFLNGEKVVETTMWDDAWKKMIAGSKFHEFPGFGTYKTGKIGLQDHGNNVWFRNIKIKEIK; encoded by the coding sequence ATGAAAAAAATAGTATTAGTTGCTTCCATCTTGTTTTTATCTATGGCTTTCAAAAAAGAAAAAACAGAAACTGTTGTTGCCCAAAATCAAAATGTGCAAAATGATTCATTAGCATTAAATACATTATCTGATGCAGAAAAAGCAGAAGGTTGGGAGTTGTTATTTGATGGGAAAACCATTGAAGGTTGGCATAAGTATGGAACAGATTCTATTGGAAAAGCATGGGTAATAAATGATAATTCGCTGCATTTAGAAGTTTCGGATAAAGAAGATTGGCAAGCTGCAAATGGTGGAGATATTATTTCAGCCAAAGAATATGCTAATTTTCATTTAAAACTAGATTGGAAAATATCTAAGGATGGTAATAGTGGTGTAATTTTTTACATTCATGAGGATGCAAACCAATACAAGTTTCCATGGATGACAGGCCCAGAGATGCAGGTCTTAGATAATGAAGGACATCCAGACTCTAAAATTATTAAACATAGAGCAGGAGATTTATATGATTTGATTACTTCAAAAGAGACTGTAAAACCAGCAGAAGAATGGAATCATGCTGAGATTATTTCAAATAAAGGAAATTTACAATTTTTTCTAAATGGAGAGAAAGTAGTTGAAACTACTATGTGGGACGATGCTTGGAAAAAGATGATTGCTGGTTCTAAATTCCACGAATTCCCTGGTTTTGGTACTTACAAAACAGGAAAAATTGGTTTACAAGATCATGGTAATAATGTGTGGTTTAGAAATATAAAAATTAAGGAAATTAAATAA
- a CDS encoding c-type cytochrome — protein sequence MATFVLSCGQKKEENNEQDNVSTINSEATTNEGMKSDTPEIAPEFQKGADLIAANDCLGCHKVNEKLVGPSYKEIAAKYTLNDIESLTNKIIVGGKGNWGEVPMTAHSALSQDDANEMVKYIMSLK from the coding sequence ATGGCAACTTTTGTGCTATCCTGCGGTCAAAAAAAGGAGGAGAATAATGAACAAGATAATGTGTCAACAATTAATTCTGAAGCAACTACTAATGAAGGGATGAAAAGTGACACTCCCGAAATAGCTCCTGAGTTTCAAAAAGGAGCCGATTTAATAGCCGCAAATGATTGCTTAGGATGTCATAAAGTAAATGAAAAACTAGTAGGGCCATCTTATAAAGAAATTGCTGCGAAATATACTCTTAATGATATAGAATCTTTAACAAACAAAATTATTGTTGGAGGTAAAGGTAATTGGGGTGAAGTTCCTATGACAGCCCATTCAGCTTTATCACAAGATGATGCAAATGAAATGGTTAAATACATTATGTCATTAAAGTAA
- a CDS encoding sugar phosphate isomerase/epimerase family protein codes for MKSIKGPALFLAQFYGDKEPYNSIDNICQWASDLGYKGVQIPTWDANYFNLEKVATDKVFAQEYKAKINSYGLEITELSSHLQGQLIAVNPAYDQLFDGFAPEVCKNNPKARYNWAVQQLKWAAKASENLGLNAHATFSGSLLWHTVYPWPQRPAGLVEEGFTELAKRWTPILNEFDSCGVDLCYEVHAGEDLHDGVSYEMFLDKVNQHQRACLLYDPSHFILQCLDYVTYIDHYHERIKACHIKDAEFRPNGKQGVYGGFQSWADRAGRFRSLGDGQVDFKTVFSKLAHYDFPGWAVLEWECCYKNQDDGAKEGVEFIKNHIINVTDKAFDDFAGVEQDNELNRKILGI; via the coding sequence ATGAAATCAATAAAAGGACCTGCCCTGTTTTTAGCCCAATTTTATGGTGATAAAGAGCCATATAATTCAATTGATAATATTTGTCAATGGGCTTCCGATTTAGGTTACAAAGGTGTTCAGATACCAACATGGGATGCAAACTATTTTAATCTTGAAAAAGTAGCTACAGATAAAGTTTTTGCTCAAGAATATAAAGCCAAAATTAATAGTTATGGTTTAGAAATCACAGAACTATCTTCTCATTTGCAAGGACAATTGATAGCGGTAAATCCTGCATATGATCAACTCTTTGATGGTTTTGCGCCAGAAGTTTGTAAAAATAATCCTAAAGCAAGATATAATTGGGCTGTTCAACAATTAAAATGGGCTGCAAAAGCTTCAGAAAATTTAGGTTTGAATGCTCATGCAACTTTTAGCGGATCATTACTTTGGCATACTGTGTATCCTTGGCCTCAAAGACCTGCGGGATTAGTAGAAGAAGGTTTTACTGAATTAGCAAAACGCTGGACTCCTATTTTAAATGAATTTGATTCTTGTGGAGTAGATTTATGTTATGAAGTACATGCTGGAGAAGATTTACATGATGGTGTTTCGTACGAAATGTTTTTAGATAAAGTAAATCAACATCAAAGAGCTTGTTTGTTATATGATCCCTCACATTTTATTTTGCAATGCTTGGATTATGTAACCTATATTGATCACTATCATGAACGTATTAAGGCATGTCATATCAAAGATGCTGAGTTTCGTCCCAATGGGAAACAAGGTGTTTATGGCGGTTTTCAAAGTTGGGCAGATAGAGCGGGAAGATTCCGTTCTTTAGGTGATGGACAAGTAGATTTTAAAACTGTTTTTAGTAAATTAGCTCATTATGATTTTCCTGGTTGGGCCGTTTTAGAATGGGAATGCTGTTATAAGAATCAAGATGATGGAGCAAAAGAAGGAGTGGAGTTTATTAAAAATCATATTATAAATGTTACTGATAAAGCATTTGATGATTTTGCAGGTGTTGAACAAGACAATGAATTGAATAGAAAAATTTTAGGAATATAA
- a CDS encoding sugar phosphate isomerase/epimerase family protein, with translation MNRREFVKRTAQAAALLALQPTFANINDMDLSGRNFHDFGIQLWTLRDVINTNPKEIISQIGKMGYTQIESFEGEKGIFWGMKPNEFKSFLDGEGLKMVSTHCNWRENLQQKASEVASVGGKYLICPWLGPQKSIDDFKRYAEEFNKAGEICKKEGVKFAYHNHDYSFQLLEGQIPQQVFLDSTDPDLVDFEMDIYWVVTAGIDPIEYMTNYKNRFRLCHVKDRNKNATEPFDSCTLGEGFINYPEILSKAKKLGMNYFIYEQEKYNDKGVLNNVNQSADYLKKMKL, from the coding sequence ATGAATAGAAGAGAATTTGTCAAAAGGACAGCTCAGGCAGCTGCATTATTAGCATTGCAACCAACATTTGCAAACATAAATGACATGGACCTCAGTGGGAGGAATTTTCATGATTTTGGTATACAATTATGGACTTTGAGAGATGTAATTAATACGAATCCAAAGGAAATTATAAGTCAAATAGGCAAAATGGGATATACTCAAATTGAAAGTTTTGAGGGAGAAAAAGGAATTTTTTGGGGAATGAAACCTAATGAATTCAAGTCTTTTCTTGATGGTGAAGGTTTGAAAATGGTAAGTACACATTGTAATTGGAGAGAAAATCTACAACAAAAGGCATCAGAGGTGGCTTCTGTAGGAGGAAAATATTTGATTTGTCCTTGGTTAGGTCCTCAAAAATCTATCGATGATTTTAAACGATACGCAGAAGAGTTTAATAAAGCGGGTGAAATTTGTAAAAAAGAAGGTGTAAAATTTGCTTATCATAATCATGACTATTCATTTCAATTGTTAGAAGGTCAAATTCCACAACAGGTTTTTTTAGATTCTACTGATCCCGACTTAGTTGATTTTGAAATGGATATCTATTGGGTAGTTACTGCAGGTATAGATCCAATTGAATATATGACAAATTATAAAAATAGATTCAGACTTTGTCATGTGAAAGACAGAAATAAAAATGCTACAGAACCTTTTGACTCTTGTACTTTAGGTGAAGGTTTTATTAATTATCCAGAAATTTTATCGAAAGCAAAAAAATTAGGAATGAATTATTTTATCTATGAACAAGAGAAATATAATGACAAAGGGGTTTTGAATAATGTAAATCAAAGTGCTGATTATTTAAAAAAAATGAAATTATAA
- a CDS encoding glycoside hydrolase family 3 protein gives MKKLLFLSLSTAILSINLYSQKDWSEISKNSYSIIKNNNGLTLGYNPQSGVKILTVDGLAFKDLNKNNVLDTYEDWRLNVNERAKNLASLMSVEQIAGLMLYSRHQSVPASETGRFLGTYRGKKFSESGAKVSDLSDQQMDFLTNDNLRHVLITSVQSPTDAAIWNNNIQSLSERIGLGIPVNNSSDPRHGANKNAEYNAGSGGTISQWPEELGLSATFDPAVTELFGKIAAEEYRSLGITTALSPQIDLATEPRWNRFIGTFGEDPKLATDMARAYVDGFQSSVNSIESYNGWGIKSVNAMVKHWPGGGPEEGGRDAHFAYGKFAVYPGNNFDMHLKTFVDGAFKLNGKTKSASAVMPYYTISFDQDKKYGENVGNGFSKFIVKDLLRDKYNYDGVLCTDWLITADEGDKPDVFAGKSWGVEKLSVAERHYKVLMAGVDQFGGNNDAKPVIEAYKMGVKEFGETFMRQRFEQSAVRLLLNIFRVGLFENPYLDIEETNATIGKPEFMKAGYQAQLKSIVLLKNKNNILPLPLKKTVYIPKRITPASINFFGMPVPEIVEYPVNLDLIKKYYNVTDKPSEADFAFIFMKSPVSAGYSSRDRQEGGNGYLPISLQLKDYKATTAREHSIAAGDPVVDPTITDRSYLNKVSKSNSYPDLNTIIETKKAMKGKPVIALINVSNPMVFSEFEKEVDAIVCDFGVQIEAQMDIISGKVEPSGLLPLQMPINMETVEKQFEDVPRDMIPYTDSLNNTYDFGFGLNWKGKINDWRTAKYINK, from the coding sequence ATGAAAAAACTCCTTTTCTTAAGTTTATCGACTGCAATATTAAGTATTAACTTATATAGCCAAAAAGATTGGTCTGAAATTTCTAAAAACTCATATTCAATTATTAAAAATAATAATGGATTAACTTTAGGATACAATCCTCAATCTGGGGTTAAAATTTTAACAGTAGATGGTTTGGCTTTTAAAGATTTAAACAAAAATAATGTTTTAGATACTTATGAAGATTGGAGATTAAACGTTAATGAACGTGCTAAAAATTTAGCTTCTTTAATGTCTGTTGAGCAAATAGCAGGATTAATGCTTTACAGTCGTCATCAATCAGTCCCAGCAAGTGAAACAGGTAGATTTTTAGGTACTTATAGAGGAAAAAAATTCTCAGAAAGCGGAGCAAAAGTTTCTGACTTATCCGATCAGCAAATGGATTTTTTGACTAATGACAATTTACGTCATGTTCTAATAACATCAGTTCAAAGTCCTACAGATGCTGCTATTTGGAATAATAATATTCAAAGTTTATCTGAACGTATTGGATTAGGAATTCCAGTTAATAATAGTTCAGATCCTCGTCATGGTGCTAATAAAAATGCCGAATATAATGCAGGTTCTGGAGGGACTATTTCTCAGTGGCCTGAGGAATTAGGATTATCAGCAACCTTTGATCCTGCTGTAACAGAATTATTTGGTAAAATTGCTGCTGAAGAGTACAGATCATTAGGAATTACAACGGCTTTATCGCCTCAAATTGATTTGGCTACTGAACCAAGATGGAACCGTTTTATAGGAACTTTTGGAGAAGACCCAAAATTAGCTACAGATATGGCCCGAGCTTATGTTGATGGTTTTCAAAGTTCTGTTAATTCAATCGAAAGTTACAATGGATGGGGAATTAAAAGTGTAAATGCTATGGTTAAACATTGGCCAGGTGGCGGTCCGGAAGAAGGAGGTCGTGATGCACATTTTGCCTATGGTAAATTTGCCGTTTATCCAGGAAATAATTTTGATATGCATCTTAAAACATTTGTAGATGGTGCGTTTAAATTAAATGGAAAAACAAAATCTGCTTCAGCAGTTATGCCTTATTATACCATTTCTTTTGATCAGGATAAAAAGTATGGAGAAAATGTTGGAAATGGTTTTAGTAAATTTATTGTTAAAGATTTACTACGTGACAAATACAATTATGATGGTGTTCTTTGTACTGATTGGCTTATCACTGCTGATGAGGGAGATAAGCCAGATGTTTTTGCAGGAAAATCTTGGGGTGTTGAAAAATTAAGTGTTGCTGAAAGACATTATAAAGTCTTGATGGCAGGAGTTGATCAATTTGGAGGAAATAATGATGCTAAACCTGTCATTGAGGCCTATAAAATGGGGGTGAAAGAATTTGGAGAAACCTTTATGAGACAGCGTTTTGAGCAATCAGCAGTACGATTGTTACTTAATATTTTCAGAGTTGGGTTATTTGAAAATCCATACTTAGATATCGAAGAAACAAATGCCACAATTGGAAAACCAGAATTTATGAAAGCTGGTTATCAAGCACAATTAAAATCAATTGTTTTGTTAAAAAATAAAAATAATATTTTACCATTACCATTAAAAAAAACAGTTTATATACCTAAACGTATTACACCAGCTTCAATTAATTTTTTTGGTATGCCAGTACCTGAAATTGTTGAATATCCAGTAAATCTAGATTTAATAAAAAAATATTATAACGTTACCGATAAACCAAGTGAAGCTGATTTTGCTTTTATTTTTATGAAAAGTCCTGTGAGTGCAGGATATAGTTCAAGAGATAGACAGGAGGGAGGTAATGGTTATCTTCCAATTAGTTTGCAGTTGAAAGATTACAAAGCAACAACAGCAAGGGAACATAGTATTGCAGCTGGGGATCCTGTAGTTGATCCAACAATTACAGATAGAAGTTATTTGAATAAGGTTTCCAAGTCAAATTCTTATCCTGATTTGAATACTATTATTGAAACAAAAAAAGCAATGAAAGGTAAACCAGTTATTGCATTAATCAATGTTTCAAATCCGATGGTTTTCAGTGAGTTTGAAAAAGAAGTAGATGCCATTGTTTGTGACTTTGGTGTTCAAATTGAAGCACAAATGGATATTATATCTGGAAAAGTGGAGCCTTCTGGTTTATTGCCTTTACAAATGCCAATAAATATGGAGACTGTAGAAAAACAATTTGAAGATGTTCCGAGAGATATGATTCCCTATACAGATAGTTTAAATAATACATACGATTTTGGTTTTGGTTTGAATTGGAAGGGTAAGATTAACGATTGGAGAACAGCAAAATATATTAATAAGTAA
- a CDS encoding gluconate 2-dehydrogenase subunit 3 family protein, giving the protein MNRRDLIKNIAIISGGLFVGSNFLLTSCKRDDAGALVLSEDLMKLLTEISDTIIPETETVGAKAVDSAEFIKKVFQDIYSEKEQQDFINALHLINDEAKKTEGKEFVELNAQKEQKFLTRLKIQKIQDFCRCIKWCCLRILLQRKECRHHSVIHLYRVLNTERFHIKKEIRCL; this is encoded by the coding sequence ATGAATCGCAGAGATTTAATAAAAAATATTGCAATAATTAGTGGAGGATTATTTGTTGGTTCAAATTTTCTTTTAACCAGCTGTAAAAGAGATGATGCAGGGGCGTTAGTTTTAAGTGAAGATTTAATGAAACTTTTAACTGAAATTAGTGATACTATAATTCCTGAGACAGAAACTGTAGGTGCTAAGGCTGTGGATTCTGCCGAATTTATTAAAAAAGTTTTTCAGGATATTTATAGTGAAAAGGAGCAACAAGATTTCATTAATGCACTTCATTTGATAAATGATGAAGCCAAAAAAACAGAAGGAAAAGAATTTGTTGAACTAAATGCACAAAAAGAGCAGAAATTTTTAACAAGGTTAAAGATCCAAAAAATACAGGATTTTTGTCGATGTATCAAATGGTGTTGTTTGCGTATCTTACTTCAGAGAAAGGAATGCAGGCATCATTCCGTTATACACCTGTACCGGGTGCTCAACACGGAGAGATTCCATATAAAAAAGGAGATAAGATGTTTATAG